In the Suncus etruscus isolate mSunEtr1 chromosome 17, mSunEtr1.pri.cur, whole genome shotgun sequence genome, gctctggcccataAACTATTAGTTTTGAAAGAAAACActacctggggccgggcggtggcactaaaggtaaggtgcctgccttgcctgcgctagccttggacggaccgcggttcgatcccccggtgtcccatatggtcccccaagccaggagcaacttctgagcacatagcacatagcacatagccaggagtaacccctgagcgttaccaggtgtgtcccaaaaaccaaaaaaaaaaagagaaaacactaCCTTCCTGTTGGGTTCAGAAAAAGCCCCCACACCCCAGGAACCAACTTGAGAGAAGCTTCCTCAGGAAAAAGACCAAGGAGAGACTTGGACCCATGCAGTAGGGAGATGGAAAAGTACCCCACCCCTCTTGTAATGTGCAAATCTATGAGCACCCTTCCCAGAGGCATCCACTGCATCTTCTCCAAGCACATGATGCTGTTTCTTACTAGTCCAAAAGATTTCTTCGACCTTGACTATAGTCATCCTCCCCACACTCTTCCAGGACCCCTTGCATGCAAGAATTAATGAACATATCAGGCAGTTGTACAAGGAATCCTGAAAATAGaacccaaagagatagtacagaacagaacgcaggatgcttgctttgtatacagtcaacatggatttgatccctggcatttccctgagcatcaccaggagtgtttcctgagtgcagagtcaggagtcaggagtaagccctgcagtgccaaaaataaaataaaatacctatcCCTGAAAATAAAGccagggaaatggctcaaaggaaGAGCACATGCCTTGAATGTGGGAGACTctactttgatccctggcatctcatgatcCACCAAGAACAATCCCCAAGACAAAATCAAGAGAGAgaaatactgaaagaaaaaatcTCTTCCACTGAGATTCAGTGAAGAGCTAAAATAAAGGTCATTCCCACTGAAGAGACAACTACACTAAACTGAGACACAAAAGTGAGTGAAGCCAACAATTCTCCCACAAGACAACcacagagagaagaggaaaatgtCCACAGAAGGCCGAATCCATGGACCTAAGACACTAGTAAATCATCCTGCTGAGAGTGCCAAATCCCAGAAATGGCTGGAAAGGCGCCAGGTGCTAGTCTATGCTGTAGAGCTGGGGAGTTTGACTGCACAGGAGACTGGCAGGACAGGTTCCTCTAGCACAGCATACACATATACCTTCCAGCAAAGCAGGGGGACACAGGGCGCACAACACAGAGGAAGGAGACCCTGGGGAAGCAGGGATTGCAGCAACACCCTGCAAGTGCGTCCTGGGGAAGGTGGAGGGAAAGTGTTCACTCCAAAACTTACCCACAGATTCATCTTTGCACACTTCCACTTTGGCCTTGACCTGCCCCAGAGCCCCAGGGGCAGCCTCTGTCCCCAGCGGGTCCTTCTCATCGGGGGGCCCTGAGTCGGTCCCAACGGACTCGGGCTCTTCCAGTGGGAACTCAAGCTCTGCAGGTCGGCTCAGGGGCTTGATGGGGGACACGTCCCCACTTGGAGTGAGTTCACTGTTCTGCTCCCTTTCCTCATTATCCTTCATTTTCTTGTAATGCAGACAAGGTATGCTACTCAGAGGAGGATCGTGTTTCTGTGGAGAGGGAATTGAGACACAGATTAAAGAGAACCCGAGGGCTGAAGCAGCCAAAGCTTTCCACCGAAGCTTTCACCGTCTCTGTGGGGCCACCATGCAGTGTTTGCAGAGATGTAAGTTCGGGCTGAGAACTCGAGACTCAAAGTCATGACTGAGGCATCCCCTACCCGTATGCTTCCCGTTCCCAAGAAGTACGGCCTGGACCAGGTGACCACCCGAGACTCTCTGTGTAGGTACACAGGAACTCCAGAATTATGGAATGTCATGATCCACCCGTCAGGCAAGGGTTCTGTAGGTGGGCGGCCACGACCTGCACAAAAGAACATCCTACAATCACTTTAAAAACACAGAGAATTGTCTGGGTATTTGTAAAATCATGACATTTGACATGCAAATGGATTACCACGTACATCTGAAATCTATGTAATGTTCAATGGTTTTAATTATGACACAGGGGAAATAAAAATAGCTGAGTGGCGCAAATACATTCCAAGGGTAGAGCCATGCCTTGCTCCTCTCCCAGAGTTGCTGCCAGCTCCGCCCAGTTAGGTCATCTCGCAGCGGCTTCAtcaggttttatttggggggccacacccatttgacactcagggttactccttgctttgcgctcagaaatcgccccggcttggggtaaccatatgggaagcccgggggatcaaaccacagtccgtcctaggcatgcgcttgcaaggcagatagatgccttacctgtagcgccacctctccggcccagtGCTTCATCAGTTTTAACCCAGTATTTCTTTCCCAAAGTGGGCAGCATCACTCCTGAGGGTGAATGGGGGGCACTGACATATATGGGGGTGGGAAGGTTCAATTAAGGGTCATGTCTGTTCATGTAAAGGAGGTAATTTCTGAGGAGCACTAAATGATGCCTCCATCCCAAAAAGGAGGCAGTAGACCAAATAAGTTTGAAAATTTCTGGTGCAACCTGTAGAACATAAATGCTCCTGAAACAGCAGGAAACTGTCTACCCCACTCActgctttttgttattttgtttttgggccacccccggcagcgttcaggggttactcctggttctacgctcaaagttattcctggcaggctcagaggaccatttgggatgccagggatcaaacctgggtcagttccgtgttggccgagtacaaggcaaatgcctgccgtagtgctattgctctggcccccgcTCGCTGCTATACTCCAGCCCTAGAACAGCATGTGATACATGAAGGTGTACGTAATAAGTGACTGCAGGACACAAGGCCTGGCCTCAGGTCCTGCTGCCACAGATGGTGAGCATCTTAAGACTGTGATGGCCACATTTGCCTTAGTCACAGTGGTACCCCAAGCGTGAGAAAAGCTTTGCAAACATTGTCTGCTGACCACTGCTTCCTGTGACCAAGTGCCATGTCTCCACCACAAACACACTGCATATTCttctggcatataaaacaaacttcaaatgaaaacataaattctaaatcagttttttcttttttctgctttgctttgtttttgggccacaccaagagttactcctggctctgaactaaggAATTAAccctgatggtgctggggatgggggtggggggtggggtggagaaacGATGCTGCGGGATTGAACCCTGTTAGACTGCACACAAAGGTAAACAGGCATCTTAACCACTAAACTAGTTCTAACTACTGAATTACTACCAATCCCTTCATTGCTTTGCAggcaatcatttaaaaaaattttgttttatggacagccctgggttcaatctctggcactttcAGAGGGGGAAACAAAATCTTTAAAAGCATAATACACTAGGACCATGGCTCAAGTGGCAGAGCACACagcttgcatgcaggaggcccggGATTCAATCAATAGAGCCACTTGCCTCTACCACGACTTCCAATAGACGGGTGGATCTatgtccccaagcaccacaaggagtacTCCCTACAGTATTTTTGGTGTGGTGCTTAGGACCAAAGTCAGTCTAAAGTATGTATGCTATCAtgcatacaaaacaaaacacattcttGAGGCACcacccaaataatttttaaaatcaagcaGGTATGTTGATAGTCATATGACAGAGCACAGGTCTAGCATGTTTAAAGACATGTATTTGATGCCTTGGCACTGCACAACActccaagcactactgggtgtagcccaggtGGTGCCtgcacactttaaaaaaaaaaaataggagtcgGGGcggaagaggtggcgctagaggtaaggtgtctgcaagcactagccaaggaaggactgtggttcgatccccctgcatcccatctagtccccccaagtcaggggcaatttctgagcgcttagccaggagtaaccctgagcatcaaatggatgtggccaaaaaaaccataaaaaagtaataataaaataaataaataaatcaaggactaggggccagagagatagtatagagggtaaggtgcttgccttgcatacaactgactggggttcaatcccagtataCGCTATggcttccctgagcactactacaaATGATTCCCTGAAATTCCCTGAGAACGAatggtctctgagcatcactgtatgaagcccccccccccaagttcctCACAAAGGCaggccagaaaaataatataggaatgaagtagcttgctttgcatacagtcaatCCCAGTTTGAGCCCCAACACCAAATATGGTaagttgagcactgccagaagtgactcacAAATACAACcactaagagtaaaccctgggccagagagatagcatggaggcagggcatttgccttccatgcagaaggatggcggtttgaatcccggcccccctatggtcccccaagcctgccaagagtgatttctgaggcaggagtacagccaggagtaacccctgagtgctgccgggtgtgacccaaaaaataaaacaacaacaacaacaacaacaaaaagagtaagCTCTAAGAACCCAAACACccacacacaaattaaaaaacaaaatatttcatatactgtgtagtgtgtatatataaacaaatgtgcacatacatatatatacattatgcTCACACATCTATACAAATATCTATACACATTTATGAGGAAAACAACATCTTAGTGTGTCAGCTCAGCCCCAGAACATTGAACCTTGGCTCAACTCTTCATACAGATCACAATGACAAAGAGACAGTCAATCCAGCCACAGGAGGGAGGATGAATACTACAGATCGGAAGACCATGGACCAGTCACACACTCCTGCTTGGGCAAGAGACAAAATGGAACTATGTAAAGCCAGTTTTGAGTTAAGACAGAAAAAACTGAAATACGAGCCAAGTATAACCTGGGACAGTTTGTCTGGGCCACTCCTACGTGAATTAGCTTGCACGCAGCTCACACACAGCACATCTCCTGGAAGGAGGCAGAGCTGGCAGGCAGAGCTAAGGCTCTAATAGTCATACAGACAACTGACCTGCATACTGCTCAGAACGGACAGAGCTTTATGTGCCAACTCAGACTCCAGAGTTCTGAAGCAGAGACTGCTCCCCACTCCTTTCTAGAAGCAACATCCCTACAGGTCCACCGCTGAACCCAGCGTCTGTTCTGTTGCAACCACTAGCCCACAAGGCAGTGGCACATGAGACCAGCATTGTTGCCACATCTACTTTGCAGCCAGATGAGACTacacccctgcctgcctctcaCTTTCCTCCCATCACACCTCACCACTTTCTTCTGATCAGGAGCTACCCGTGTACTGGAGATTTGTCTTGTGTTCCTGTGTTTTGTTCCTGTGATTTGAGCAGCTGTACTCTAAAGAGGTCACctaatctcttcagcccctctacACTGCCCAAATGCCTAGCCCGGTAGTTCCAGCTAGACACCGTCATGTGTTTCCAAGCAGGGATGAGAAATCAATACCAACTCCTTTCGAACCAGCCTGCATCACAAatgagctgggggggggggggggggcatggaaCAATGGcacaagtagagcatttgtcttgcacgctacacaggttcaatccctggtaccctaagcctaccaggagtaagcacggagcactgctgggtgtggccccaacaaaacaaaacaaaaaatgagctaTGGGACAGAATCCTGGGAGCTTCAAGAGTGCTCTTCCATTCATCCCAAAGTCAACTGAAAACCATTCTGCTTTCACCTTTAAACCACACCTAAACCTAGAGCCAACCTAGAACCACTGGAGCCAGGTTTTTCCTGATTCTAAGGATTTTGTCTACTTTGCAGCACAGAACCTAAGAACTTAGATATCAACTATCCCATTATTGTACTGAGACAGCCTCTGGCGTTGGTCTCCACACCACCTTATTGCCTTCCTTTCAACTCTCAGCTAATGCCAATACCCCACTACATATAAAGGCTTTTTCCAATCTTCTGCATAAAGGCAGCCTCTGTGGCTTCTACAGCCCCCTGGGTCATCATGTGTTTGGGATTATCTTTACATATACACTGTCCCCTTTGTCAGACCCGAGTTGTCCTCGAACACAAGCCCACGGCCCAGACCACAATCTGGAGCCAAGACTCGGATCTTTTCTTCTGCCTTCTGAGAACACTATTACATCATGACCTACCAACTTACTTTTAAGTACTGTTTTAATCTTGGTCATCATTGGCTGCACACTTGTCTCTCCATCAGACGGATGATCACTGTCTCCTCCATATTTCTCCTCCATTCGCCtctttttgggagcacaaagaccCTCTTCCAGCAAAGCATCAACATCGTTGTCAAAATCATCCTGCAAAACATGCTATTCAGATGCCACGGTCCCTGGCACCTGAGGTCCTGCACCGTGAGCAAACTTAACAGCATTAGTGAGAACAGAAACAGAAACGAGATTTTCTCAAGGGGGAACTAGGCGTGCCTTTAGGGTGCCTGATTATCTGGAAAACAAACAGGAAGAAACCAACAACTGACAGCAACACACAGTGGATGCACAAACCACTGAGAGCCTCTCAGTAGCACTTTTCAACTCAGGCAGGTACAAGATAAGGAACAGGTATAAGATGAACCCGTCAAACTTTTCAATAACAGAGCTTAAAAGCTGAACTCCTCGGAGTTGTCTGTCCCACCACATTCTCTTTCCACCTCATATGTTTGGggtttgttggtttctttttttttttagcagtatCAACTTTCAAAAGATGCTGCAATCCCCAAATACCTCCTCTGGTTTTGCTAAGAGCACTCCAAAAGAGGGTCGGGTCGCCAACATACCTCATAGGAGAAATTCAAGGCCTCTTCATCCACTCTGTCTCTCTGCACGATTGCTTTAGCCGTGAACCCGCCTGCTCCTTCTTCATCTAGCTCCAAATTGTCAGTAAAATCTTCTAACTCATCGAGCACTGCATATTCCACTCTCTTTTCCTGATCCAGCTCATTCTCCTCATCCTTCTTATCAGCACTCTCACCCCCTACGCCTACCCCATTACCAACACTCCCGCCAAAGGGGCAAGCATGCATGTCTCCACTGACAGGGCTAAGGGCCAGACCGCACTGTGCACGAGTGTCGCGCTCCACTCCTGTATACAGCACCTTCCTGTCCTTACTACTGCAGCTCTCCGTAAAGCTCACGCTAATCTTTACATCCTTAAGCAACTTAAGGTCAGGGGAGAACTTCCGGACCGCGGGTGCGTGCCGGGCGGTGCGCGGGCTGTGGCCACGACAGTTCGGGTCTATGAGGAGGCGGGCCTGAGAGAAGGTTCCTTTGGAGAGAAGAGAAGCTCTGTAGAAGTTGAGCGGGTCCTCAGCAGGGGGTTCGGCCTGTCCATCACCACCAGAGCCAACGTCCATTACCTCTGCATCACTGGACGTTTGCAGGGGAGGTGGTGGAGACTGTTCACGGGGCAGCACGTGGAGGGGGCAAGCTCGGTTCTCCATCACCGCTTCTCCTGGGGGCTCCCGCGGGAGAGGAGAGGGGCTCTCATAGGTCTCCATAGCCAAAGTGGTTAAGACTATTCGAAAAGACCAGAGTTTTAAAAAACCTCACATAAATCTCTACCGCTAACATGCACAAGTCCGCCGAGACCCGGTGCCGTCCTGCCTGAGCTGCGCACGCCGGCGGCTTAGTCAAGCTGGCCACATTGCTCTTTTCATTAATGTAGACAGCTTTTAGAACCACTGCCTCAATTATTGGAAATCACAATGCACTCAGCTTAAATGACTGACGACTAAGCGAGTCTGTCTTCATGCCAAAGGGGCACCTTTCCTCTTCCACCTGCAAAGAGATTTAAAAACATCATCACAAAATGACAGAAAACGTCCTCTTCTCTGACGTCAAGATTCAAGGCCCCGTAACCgcgtgatattaaaaaaaaaaaaaactcaaatcttAACTTTTTTCTAAGCTAAGTCATCAAAGTACAAAGCTCAATATTTTATGAACTGGTCACTAAGACTCCTAGTTGAAAAGTACAAAAACAATGTTATCTTAAAGCtgtaaaggattaaaaaaaaacaagaaaaattaaaaaaaataaaagaagcattcACTTAACTCAGTATATTAGGGAATCAAGCATGTGGCTAAAAGATGCCCTTTCCAGAACACATGCAAAGTGTGTGGCCTCCTGGGCCATCAGAGCAACTCAGTCCACTCACCTGCTAGGGCGAGCGGAAGACCCTTAGCTCAACTCTGCAGCACTAGAGCCTCAGAGGCTCTCCTGGGCCCATAAGGTGGACAGTGATGCAGCGTGCCGAGGTCACCAGAGGTGGCAAGGTTCTGTTCACCGCAGAATGGGAAGTGGCAGTATAGAAGAAAGCCAGGATTGGAGTGAAGGGACTCATTCCCCATCATCAGTCCTTATTTGAAAATTACTGACAGCTGTGCCGAGCAGAGCTGGTGCCCAAGGTAGAGGGGCAATCCTCAGACCAGAGCACAAAGGTATGGAAGAGGCTCTGGCGAGAGGGTTGGGTCCCTCAACAACAGAAATATGACCACAATGACAACAAAGCAGAATAGAGagtagaaaacaaaaggaaacagaagGCAAACAAGGCTCTGCCCTTGGAGACACACAAGTCCCAGGTTAGGCAGGAGCCTCCAGACAGTCCTATCCAACAAGAGCTAAGGCCACACTTCCTGTGCTTTGAGGACAGAAGGTGAGGGTGGGAAGGGAATGGAGAAAGGCTGGGCAGTGGGGAGAGACACAAGGCACCACCAGAGCCAGAACACAGACCAGGAGATTGAGGATGCAACTTGGGAACCTTTGCTCCAGAGGAgcacaacaaaaaagataaaacaaaactacAAGTTGGTAGGTCAGAAGTTGCTGCAAAACCCAAAGGTCTACTGGAGGACCTGGAACTGGAGAAAaagcacacacaaatatatactctctcacacacacacaaacatgccaCGCACAAAGGGGCAGATAGCCCTACATGGGCAGCTTCACTGgacacataaacaaaaaagaaacagacactTCCCATTCATGCATACAATGAAGCGCAGTAATTGTATTTCAAAGGGGGCAGAACATAAAAAGCACGCTTATTTACacttcattcactcactcagcaAATATTTACTAACCATCTACTTTGAGGGAGGTACCATGAAGGAGTCAAGATCCTTACTGCCTGGACAGAGTCTGAGGAGCAATGAATGTCATCACTTTATCTTCTAAAAATTTTCCTACATTTCTGAAGTCATTAGGAAGTCGTAACAGTATCTCCCCCAAAGTGTGTCTATTAAATGCTTAGGATTTGGATCTGAGATACATATAGTACAATgactagggtgtttgctttgcacgcagctcattcgggttcaatcccaagcacaccatatggtcacccatcctgccaggagtgaccctgagcaccactaggtgtgactcaataacaaacaaaaaggtgcTTTATGCTTTAGATCAAGAAAACAGCAGAGACGATGATGGATTCAAACTTATAGCAAATGCTAAGGAGGCTGTAGCCAGACTGTGATAAAGCACATGGCATGGAGCAGGCCGATCATACCACAAAaccatgaattctttttttcccctttttgggtTCACAacactcagctgtactcagggctaactcctggatgtactcagggatcataaatggcagtgctcaggggaccatatgtgctgctgCAGGCATTGAATggcgtcagccatgtgcaaggccagatCCTGACCCAATGGgattctctccagtcccaagaaagATAATGTCAAGGACAGACAAGTCCATGTGCTCTGTGCTTTAGATCACAGACCAGACCAGGACCAAATCTCTCAGCCCTGACAAGTCTGCAGAGATCCTACCTAGCAAGAGGCTAATTCATGACTCTTGGGAAAGGTAAGTGAAAAGGGCATGAACCAGAGGGGTGAGAACTTGAAGATCAATGGTGGTACAGAAGTATGCTGCCACCATGTGAAAAGGCTTGAGCTAAAAAGCCAATGTAGCAGCACAAAACAAGTTTGTGATAACCAATGGAGTTCTTGAAGAGGGGCAAGATGATATGAGGATCTCTTTGGGAGATACAAGGAAAAGCTGCTCAGTCCATGAGGAAAGTAGATCAAGGCTCAGAGCTCAGTTTAGCAGTCCAGGGCAAGCACTGTGAGTTTTCTCTACACATTCAGCAAGTGTCTGTCAAATTTGCTTCACATGGCAAACACATCAAGAGACACAaaggggccgaaaagatagcacagcggtagggcatttaccgtgcaagcagccaacccaggacggacccaggttcgattcctggcatcccatatggtcccccaaacctgcctggagtgatttctgagaacagagccaggagtaaccccctgagcaaccccctgagtgtcacggggtgtggccccaaaacaagacaaaaaagacaGAGAACACTAACCAGAAAAAATTTCTATCTCAAATCTCATAACATAGcaggaaaatttctttctttatttttttttttttgcaggaaaaTTTCTTGCTCTGTAGTCCACATTACAATGATCAGGAATGAACAAGAAACaactatgaagaaaaaaaaaacaaagaaaagcagatACCAAGTTACCTGCTAACAAGTATTCACTaggatgaaaaataaaagaaatggggaaagaaaaataGCTTCAAGAAAGAGGGGCAAATTTTCAGAGCCAAGGGTCCATGTGATAGCAGAGGAGAATAGGCAGAAAGCTGGGGTGGTTTGAGAAGGAAGCCTCCCAGGtgaggaaaaacaaaaagctcagGGAGGGTTGTGAGGTGTGACTAGAGACAGCAGGACTTTGGCTCTAGGCAAGAAGACAGCAAGGGAAGGAAATCACTGATGGGTAAGGCAGCAGAACTTTGCATAGGTATTTTCACTCACAAGCTCTTACAAAGCACTTGTCTGAAAGGATAAAGAACTTAtcctaggtcaggggtctcaaactcgtggccctcaacattttgtggccctgccctagaggaatcttttttgttttgttttgttgtagttgtttgggtcacaccccccaatgttcaaggcttactactgactttgcactcaagaatcaccccactttgcctcctgcggcccccaggtacatggagtttgagacccccgccCTAGGTCATATAGCTATAACGCATATAGCTGCTTCACTAACCAGGCAGGAAGGCTCCAATCCTTGGAGCTTTCTTTGGTTTCACGCTGCACTTTGAAG is a window encoding:
- the DGCR8 gene encoding microprocessor complex subunit DGCR8 isoform X2 codes for the protein METYESPSPLPREPPGEAVMENRACPLHVLPREQSPPPPLQTSSDAEVMDVGSGGDGQAEPPAEDPLNFYRASLLSKGTFSQARLLIDPNCRGHSPRTARHAPAVRKFSPDLKLLKDVKISVSFTESCSSKDRKVLYTGVERDTRAQCGLALSPVSGDMHACPFGGSVGNGVGVGGESADKKDEENELDQEKRVEYAVLDELEDFTDNLELDEEGAGGFTAKAIVQRDRVDEEALNFSYEDDFDNDVDALLEEGLCAPKKRRMEEKYGGDSDHPSDGETSVQPMMTKIKTVLKSRGRPPTEPLPDGWIMTFHNSGVPVYLHRESRVVTWSRPYFLGTGSIRKHDPPLSSIPCLHYKKMKDNEEREQNSELTPSGDVSPIKPLSRPAELEFPLEEPESVGTDSGPPDEKDPLGTEAAPGALGQVKAKVEVCKDESVDLEEFRSYLEKRFDFEQVTVKKFRTWAERRQFNREMKRKQAESERPILPANQKLITLSVQDAPTKKEFVINPNGKSEVCILHEYMQRVLKVRPVYNFFECENPSEPFGASVTIDGVTYGSGTASSKKLAKNKAARATLEILIPDFVKQTSEEKPKDSEELEYFNHISIEDSRVYELTSKAGLLSPYQILHECLKRNHGMGDTSIKFEVVPGKNQKSEYVMACGKHTVRGWCKNKRVGKQLASQKILQLLHPHVKNWGSLLRMYGRESSKMVKQETSDKSVIELQQYAKKNKPNLHILSKLQEEMKRLAEEREETRKKPKMSIVASAQPGGEPLCTVDV
- the DGCR8 gene encoding microprocessor complex subunit DGCR8 isoform X1 is translated as METYESPSPLPREPPGEAVMENRACPLHVLPREQSPPPPLQTSSDAEVMDVGSGGDGQAEPPAEDPLNFYRASLLSKGTFSQARLLIDPNCRGHSPRTARHAPAVRKFSPDLKLLKDVKISVSFTESCSSKDRKVLYTGVERDTRAQCGLALSPVSGDMHACPFGGSVGNGVGVGGESADKKDEENELDQEKRVEYAVLDELEDFTDNLELDEEGAGGFTAKAIVQRDRVDEEALNFSYEDDFDNDVDALLEEGLCAPKKRRMEEKYGGDSDHPSDGETSVQPMMTKIKTVLKSRGRPPTEPLPDGWIMTFHNSGVPVYLHRESRVVTWSRPYFLGTGSIRKHDPPLSSIPCLHYKKMKDNEEREQNSELTPSGDVSPIKPLSRPAELEFPLEEPESVGTDSGPPDEKDPLGTEAAPGALGQVKAKVEVCKDESVDLEEFRSYLEKRFDFEQVTVKKFRTWAERRQFNREMKRKQAESERPILPANQKLITLSVQDAPTKKEFVINPNGKSEVCILHEYMQRVLKVRPVYNFFECENPSEPFGASVTIDGVTYGSGTASSKKLAKNKAARATLEILIPDFVKQTSEEKPKDSEELEYFNHISIEDSRVYELTSKAGLLSPYQILHECLKRNHGMGDTSIKFEVVPGKNQKSEYVMACGKHTVRGWCKNKRVGKQLASQKILQLLHPHVKNWGSLLRMYGRESSKMVKQETSDKSVIELQQYAKKNKPNLHILSKLQEEMKRLAEERVSTQSCWNPSLPFLCHMLTLGEGEPTLGRCPHANSAQVQLSTHPV